The sequence GAGAGCAGGAGAAACTAGATCCATCGAAGGGATTATTGATGCTGACACCAGACCGGGCATGGAATATGTTCAGGGGTTTGCCACTACCAGGTCAATAACCTTTAGTCCCAAGGAAAAAGATTTAATCTCTAAACAATTTATGCCCGAAGTAAGTCCGGATTATAACAAATATACCCAAACGATTAGAGGTATAATAACAACTATACCTCCTACTGCCTGGACTTCGAGTAATCTGTTAAGCTATACGATAAGACCCATTCCGCCCCCTCCCACTAATTATGGCAGAATTATTGTTCATTCCAAACCTAATAAAGTTAAAGTATACCTGGACAATAATTACATGGGGACAACCCCCATTAATTTAGACCGGATTAGTCCGGGACAGCATCGTATCAGCTTTGTTATGGAAGGTTATCGGGATCAGATTGAAAATGTCTCCGTTTCTCCTTCTCGCACCACCACAGTTTCTGCCAATTTAGTTCCTATCCCGGAATATGGTACCGGTTCAATCTCCGTTTACTCTAATATAGATGGAGCTAACATTTATTTAGATGGAAACTACCAGAGAAGAACTTCTGCGAAGAAAGATGTAGAATTAAAGGATATTAAACAGGGGTACCATGAATTGTTGATTACTAAAGAGGGGTATCTCGATTGGGTGAGTACTATTGTGGTTACTGCACGCCAAACCCAGACGGTCGATGCTTACCTGGCTCCCGAAATAAGCGATGGTTCAATTGAGATTTACTGTAATGTAAGTAAAGCAAAAATATTTGTAAACGGAACTTATCAGGCGGCAACCTTATCCTCTCAACCTATAACCCTAGAGGAAATGGGAGAAGGAATATATGAGATTACCCTAGTTAATGATGGATATAGAACCTGGGTAGAAGAGACATGGATATATGCCGGTGAAACGACTACTCTCGATGTTAAGATGGATAAGATTACCATGGAGTATTAGAATTATTCTAATGAAAAATACACATAAGGTAAGAAAATTTAAAAAGGGCTCTATATCTATTATAGAGCCCTGAAATATCAAGAGCAGGAAAGGTATCTATCCGCTCAAAGTATTTATCTCAAGTTTTCTAAAAAGATACAAAATATAAAATGAAAAGGAGATTTAAAAATGAAAAAGTGTATACTTATGTTCATCTTGGTTATGGTTTTTACCCTGTTTATCACCGGCTTTGTCCAGGCGCAATTAACTGATGAGGAAGTTAAAATAGAAAAATGTAAGGATGTATTGGAGGAAATGGCTTCTCGTAAAGATCAGGCCGGGGCATTTAGCCAACTCTTGGCAAGAGCAGGAGGCATCGTCATCTACCCCAGATTAGTCAACGTGGGATTAGGTTGGGGTGCCATGTTTGGGGATGGTATCGTTCTTCGAAAGGATAGATCCACCCA comes from Candidatus Atribacteria bacterium and encodes:
- a CDS encoding PEGA domain-containing protein: MSTRLLFPIRRKILTCVLVALTLLLCFTIIGVGYSQSPSPQEEAKMKSIQIINPRPPFSLKLWLDQEGRATYQAGERIVILFQASQDSFVRIYSYDNEGRVKIIFPNQYSPHDFVRAGETRSIEGIIDADTRPGMEYVQGFATTRSITFSPKEKDLISKQFMPEVSPDYNKYTQTIRGIITTIPPTAWTSSNLLSYTIRPIPPPPTNYGRIIVHSKPNKVKVYLDNNYMGTTPINLDRISPGQHRISFVMEGYRDQIENVSVSPSRTTTVSANLVPIPEYGTGSISVYSNIDGANIYLDGNYQRRTSAKKDVELKDIKQGYHELLITKEGYLDWVSTIVVTARQTQTVDAYLAPEISDGSIEIYCNVSKAKIFVNGTYQAATLSSQPITLEEMGEGIYEITLVNDGYRTWVEETWIYAGETTTLDVKMDKITMEY